The following proteins come from a genomic window of Hydractinia symbiolongicarpus strain clone_291-10 chromosome 2, HSymV2.1, whole genome shotgun sequence:
- the LOC130630165 gene encoding uncharacterized protein LOC130630165: MSILKEQLEQGIIERVTNNDCAKRQVQYLPHRPVLRDDKPSIKVRMVFDASSKSVGLASLNDCLYAGPSLTEPLYNVLLRFRSHKVAFIAEIEKAFLQISLHSTDRDFVRFIWLKDLHNLSEQNIETAEIGIYRLSRVLFGKLLSSLHVDDLTSGGATVNAAHDFYQKCKQRLAEANFNLHKFHSNSEELEQLVTKPHVLIPDMLPKFLVFCGIKRKIRSYSHSTTFKVSEGHSDKTTID, encoded by the exons ATGAG TATCCTCAAAGAACAGCTTGAACAAGGTATCATTGAAAGAGTTACCAACAACGATTGTGCCAAAAGACAAGTTCAGTATTTACCACACCGACCAGTCCTTCGTGATGATAAACCAAGCATCAAAGTACGCATGGTATTCGatgcaagttcaaaatcagtggGACTGGCTTCATTAAATGATTGTTTGTATGCTGGACCATCTTTAACCGAGCCTTTATATAACGTCTTATTGCGCTTTCGATCTCACAAAGTAGCCTTCATTGCTGAGATCGAGAAGGCATTTTTACAAATTAGTTTACATTCAACCGATCGTGATTTTGTTCGTTTTATTTGGCTTAAAGATTTACATAATTTATCAGAACAAAACATTGAAACTGCAGAAATTGGTATTTATAGATTGAGTAGAGTATTGTTTGGT AAGTTATTGAGTTCACTTCACGTTGATGATCTAACTTCCGGTGGCGCTACTGTTAATGCAGCACATGATTTTTACCAGAAATGTAAACAACGTCTCGCTGAAGCAAATTTCAATCTGCATAAATTTCATTCGAATTCCGAAGAGTTGGAACAATTAGTTACCAAACCCCATGTTCTCATACCGGACATGTTACCAAAGTTCTTGGTGTTTTGTGGGATAAAAAGAAAGATTCGCTCTTATTCACATTCGACGACATTTAAGGTTAGCGAAGGACATAGCGACAAAACGACAATTGATTAA
- the LOC130630164 gene encoding uncharacterized protein LOC130630164: MRLKTLFQKTSVGKIGWDIELSGQVLDEWRVTYNDFKSVSHLNVPRCYDGENIVDVQLHGFSDASLKSYGACIYLRFKHADGSFSTKLVTSKSKIAPIKPVTIPRLELYGAVMLAKLVKYVRDELSLVYDISVTRCWIDSSIVLYWIKNVNKSWFHVESKANPADILSRGCLVSKLVNNNLWFSGPDFLRDTNISASSFNFSNFKVDDATCLIIGNDQSEETTEEEVDLNFMNIARYSNYTRLLQVTAVVLRFVGNLRKKRRKEELVLHTFVTKDEQLHAEKLWIKYAQKDIIQLSSYKKLQKDLRFQNNDGIIRCKERLENAPLDFDTKFPIFLPKNNPLTKLVILHYHVQNLIPNYIKRLIRQCYLCRYYEGKSYAYPVSPALPKSQLSNHHPFKHTGLDYAGPLYVRNVYHGGSMYKALVFLFTCTSTRALHLDLVPNASSSGCIRSLRRYFSERGIPSEIISANGSQFIAEDTQRFSSNRGIKWHFNLEAAPWWEGMFERLVRSVKRCLKKTLHNTRLSYEELLTVLAEIQAAIKNRPLTFLYENIGEQPLTPNHLQFGRKINLEASHIDSDENEKDLCQRYDHLQRIINHYWNRWKCEYLTELREYHREAKQPRQNWKIGVVEEFVPSRDGKKRGAVVRYVLNGNTHTIRRPINKLYPVELAKDEAERKEESRFKIKFYFYPNLPGNSYVILQYFLTAFVIWRGNLTEFLMTIYEKKNN; this comes from the exons ATGCGATTAAAAACATTGTTTCAAAAAACAAGTGTAGGTAAAATTGGTTGGGACATCGAGTTGAGTGGACAGGTTTTGGACGAGTGGCGAGTTACGTACAATGATTTTAAAAGCGTTTCACATTTGAATGTACCACGATGTTACGATGGCGAGAATATTGTTGATGTACAATTGCATGGTTTTTCTGATGCTTCTTTGAAAAGTTACGGTGCGTGTATTTATTTGAGGTTCAAACATGCTGATGGTAGTTTTTCTACGAAGTTAGTGACGTCTAAGTCGAAAATCGCGCCAATTAAACCGGTCACGATACCTCGATTGGAGCTGTATGGTGCAGTGATGTTAGCGAAGCTGGTGAAGTATGTTCGTGATGAGTTGAGTTTGGTTTATGATATTTCTGTGACACGGTGTTGGATTGATTCGTCTATTGTTCTGTATTGgattaaaaatgttaataagaG TTGGTTTCATGTGGAGTCAAAGGCAAATCCTGCAGATATTTTGTCGAGAGGTTGTTTGGTATCTAAGTTGGTGAACAATAACTTATGGTTTTCAGGACCTGATTTCTTGCGCGACACCAACATCTCAGCCTCGAGTTTTAATTTCAGTAATTTCAAGGTTGATGATGCGACTTGTTTAATTATTGGTAACGACCAATCAGAGGAGACCACCGAAGAAGaagttgatttaaattttatgaacaTTGCACGATATTCTAATTACACACGTTTATTGCAAGTTACCGCAGTGGTTTTACGATTTGTTGGAAACCTCAGAAAAAAGCGTCGTAAAGAAGAATTGGTTTTACATACATTTGTTACAAAGGACGAGCAATTGCATGCAGAAAAACTGTGGATTAAATATGCGCAAAAAGATATAATTCAACTTTCAAGTTACAAAAAGTTACAAAAAGATTTAcgatttcaaaataatgatggTATTATTCGTTGTAAGGAACGCTTAGAAAACGCTCCTTTAGACTTTGATACTAAGTTTCCAATATTTTTACCGAAAAACAATCCTTTAACAAAGCTAGTCATTTTGCATTATCATGTTCAA AACTTAATACCAAATTACATAAAGCGGTTAATCCGACAGTGCTATTTATGTCGTTATTACGAGGGGAAATCTTATGCGTATCCTGTTTCACCAGCATTACCGAAATCACAACTATCCAATCATCATCCGTTTAAACATACTGGTCTCGACTATGCCGGACCTTTATATGTTCGAAATGTTTATCATGGTGGAAGTATGTATAAAGCTTTGGTGTTCTTATTTACTTGTACCAGTACCAGAGCTTTACATTTGGATTTAGTTCCCAATGCTTCGTCTTCAGGTTGTATTCGTAGTCTTCGCCGATATTTCAGTGAACGAGGTATTCCCTCTGAAATTATTTCTGCTAATGGTAGTCAATTCATTGCCGAAGATACGCAACGATTTTCGTCAAATCGAGGAATTAAATGGCATTTTAATTTAGAAGCCGCTCCTTGGTGGGAAGGGATGTTCGAAAGACTTGTAAGATCCGTTAAACGTTGTTTAAAGAAGACTTTACACAATACCAGATTATCGTACGAAGAACTACTGACTGTTCTAGCTGAAATTCAAGCAGCTATTAAGAACAGACCGCTGACATTTTTGTATGAAAACATAGGTGAGCAACCATTAACACCTAACCATTTACAATTTGGGAGAAAAATTAATTTGGAAGCCTCGCATATTGATAgcgatgaaaatgaaaaagatttgtgtCAACGTTATGATCATTTGCAACGTATCATAAACCACTATTGGAATCGATGGAAATGCGAATATTTGACAGAGTTACGCGAATATCACAGA GAAGCAAAGCAACCGAGACAAAATTGGAAAATAGGAGTCGTTGAAGAGTTCGTACCATCACGTGACGGCAAGAAACGGGGAGCTGTCGTTAGATATGTTCTCAATGGCAACACACATACAATAAGAAGACCGATAAACAAACTTTATCCTGTTGAATTAGCGAAAGACGAAGCTGAAAGGAAAGAAGAA tcacgttttaaaataaagttttatttctatCCGAATTTACCTGGAAATTCATATGTTATCTTGCAATACTTCTTAACTGCATTCGTAATCTGGCGTGGAAACCTTACTGAATTTTTAATGAcaatatatgaaaaaaagaataattaa
- the LOC130630163 gene encoding uncharacterized protein LOC130630163 gives MAARADASWLLTKIFVVLIIGILVKKPLFTNSEVSTNLTRVDAAISFVLIAGDNETCPGPQADGNVGRLTDFTFRKGVKLFHQNCRGLTNCLPNLTALFSERKTQFHLSQRHIVHESDSLFCILGFQFVEKRQKTGQGGGGGVAIYVSENINWKRREDLECEFLENIWIEICPEKAKHYLICCMYRPPDNSLHLHKKWKEYFQYTLETVNDLSLEVIIMGDLNVNYKNKNDHSEFKELMAVQEFNQLVTAATRTIRETSTLIDLIYTNNHSLIRSTKVIPLSIGDHDCVACVRRHTGQKLPPKVITCRNYTNYNHDDFLKELNKQNWKHLYTLTDVISAWSYFKNILLTVIDKHAPLIQKRVKAGKCPWLGKSGNNGTCTSAAENLTKAGSFCSYFSTCANKLKSVALPMKEFMWGKRSEVNESTNSVFAFTYVSNVFVESQLKKLHRKKATGYDQIPSGLLKDGATALSSPLSFIINLSLKTATMPTEWKLAKVIPLHKGGKMDKMSHYRPISILPVISKMMERAVYVQLVNYLEENEILTPNQYGYRKKRSTELATLYLTEEIRKEMDKGNLTGALYVDLSKACDTLSHSILLSKLRSYGVKGLSLNWFAEFLFNRAQICKVNGPWSKPNPLVLVVLNFADDAVLYIGRKTSQQLEIAFNAELKNVNRYFIENELVLNLKAGKTESMICGTRKNLNKNGSTLEINGKLINATTEYRYLGTVLDQTLSMNHYFISLYMKMSAKLRLLLSLKSNLTNNAITKIYVGMLLPTLLYCCTTNLNLTNGQQNKLQSLNRRIAKVTEKRQVPIMNEIKKHAVMLVRKCLDKAVCSKFEDFFEIRLHSRNTRNNNYLLTIPRVRLEVNRTGFKFMGSKIYNDLPIEIRKLDTLPSFVRNTKSYFDLS, from the exons ATGGCGGCCAGAGCGGACGCAAGTTGGCTCTTGACaaagatttttgttgttttaattattggtATACTTGTAAAGAAGCCACTGTTCACAAATAGTGAAGTTTCAACAAATCTAACACGAGTGGATGCTgcaatttcttttgttt TGATAGCAGGAGATAATGAAACGTGCCCAGGACCACAAGCCGATGGAAATGTTGGTAGATTAACAGATTTTACTTTCAGAAAAGGAGTAAAATTGTTTCACCAAAACTGTAGAGGTTTGACGAATTGTTTACCAAATCTTACGGCTTTATTTTCGGAGAGAAAAACTCAATTTCATCTCTCTCAGAGACATATTGTACACGAAAGCGATAGCTTGTTTTGTATTCTGGGGTTCCAGTTTGTAGAAAAGAGACAAAAAACTGgccaaggggggggggggggtgttgCTATATACGTATCGGAGAATATAAACTGGAAACGACGAGAAGACCTTGAATgtgaatttttagaaaacatttGGATCGAAATATGCCCGGAAAAAGCGAAGCATTATCTAATTTGCTGTATGTACCGACCCCCGGACAATTCACTTCACTTACACAAGAAGTGGAAAGAATATTTTCAATATACGCTTGAGACCGTTAACGACCTATCGCTAGAAGTTATCATTATGGGCGACCTTAATgttaactataaaaataaaaatgatcattCAGAATTTAAAGAGCTAATGGCTGTCCAGGAATTTAACCAGTTGGTAACAGCGGCTACGAGAACAATAAGAGAAACAAGCACCCTTATAGATTTGATTTATACAAACAATCACTCGCTAATTCGTTCCACAAAAGTTATACCCTTGAGTATTGGCGATCACGATTGCGTCGCTTGCGTTCGAAGACACACTGGTCAAAAACTTCCACCAAAAGTAATTACTTGTCGTAATTATACCAACTACAACCAcgatgattttttaaaagaattaaataaacaaaattggaAGCATCTGTACACATTGACTGATGTAATTAGTGCGTggagttattttaaaaatattttgttaaccgTAATCGATAAACACGCGCCGCTCATACAAAAGAGAGTGAAGGCAGGCAAGTGCCCGTGGTTAG GGAAGTCGGGAAACAATGGCACATGTACATCGGCTGCAGAAAACCTAACAAAAGCTGGtagtttttgttcatatttttccaCATGTGCAAATAAACTTAAATCTGTTGCACTGCCAATGAAGGAATTTATGTGGGGTAAGCGAAGTGAAGTGAATGAAAGTACGAATTCTGTTTTTGCGTTCACTTACGTTTCAAATGTATTTGTTGAAAGTCAGCTGAAGAAGTTGCACCGCAAGAAAGCTACAGGTTATGACCAAATACCATCAGGACTTTTAAAAGACGGAGCCACAGCGTTATCAAGTCCCTTATCGTTCATCATCAACTTGTCGCTAAAAACAGCCACCATGCCAACTGAATGGAAGTTGGCGAAAGTCATCCCACTCCACAAGGGTGGAAAAATGGACAAAATGTCACACTATCGACCGATCTCTATCCTCCCGGTCATATCTAAAATGATGGAGAGAGCTGTTTATGTTCAACTTGTGAACTATcttgaagaaaatgaaattttaacaccCAACCAATACGGATACAGGAAAAAACGATCCACCGAATTAGCTACACTCTATCTGACAGAGGAAATCAGGAAGGAGATGGACAAAGGGAATTTAACAGGTGCGCTTTACGTTGACCTGTCGAAGGCTTGCGATACTTTAAGCCACTCCATTCTCCTGTCAAAACTAAGAAGTTATGGAGTCAAAGGTTTGTCACTAAACTGGTTCGCAGAATTCTTGTTTAACCGCGCCCAGATTTGTAAAGTAAATGGTCCATGGTCTAAGCCCAACCCCCTTGTTTTGGT AGTACTAAACTTTGCGGACGATGCCGTGTTATACATTGGACGAAAAACAAGTCAGCAACTTGAGATCGCTTTCAACGCTGAATTGAAAAACGTAAACAGGTACTTCATTGAAAACGAACTTGTATTAAATCTGAAGGCTGGAAAAACCGAATCGATGATATGCGGCACTcgcaaaaatttgaataaaaacggATCAACCTTGGAAATCAACGGAAAGCTAATTAACGCAACCACCGAATATCGATATCTTGGGACTGTTCTCGACCAGACTTTGTCAATGAACCATTACTTTATAAGTCTTTACATGAAAATGTCTGCCAAGCTTCGTTTACTACTCTCATTGAAATCCAACTTAACGAACAATGCCATTACTAAAATCTATGTCGGAATGCTGCTGCCAACGCTTCTTTACTGCTGTACTACAAACCTGAATCTTACCAACGGCCAGCAAAATAAGCTTCAATCGCTTAATAGAAGAATTGCTAAGGTGACAGAGAAACGTCAAGTACCAATTATgaatgaaataaagaaacatgCTGTCATGCTCGTCAGAAAATGCTTGGACAAAGCAGTGTGTAGCAAATTTGAAGATTTCTTCGAGATAAGATTGCACAGTAGAAACACCCGAAACAACAATTACTTACTGACAATACCTAGAGTGAGACTTGAAGTAAATAGAActggttttaaatttatggGATCAAAGATTTATAATGACTTGCCAATCGAAATTCGAAAATTGGATACTTTACCAAGTTTTGTAAGAAACACTAAAAGCTATTTTGACCTGTCATAA
- the LOC130630166 gene encoding uncharacterized protein LOC130630166, translating into MKKLLKLEQANNLTNIETLRNVFVNVETQVRSLENLDVTSENYGPLLIPVLMSKLPEELNLIITRQFNDKDCWDMKLVLRALKSEIEPHDNNPFSSLALPVHYLHQSNRDLPHNQHNYRNHQNNQNNYRCIFCDKSHKSQQCQIITNFDARKNVLRDKKRCFVCLKGGNLAKSCYSKISCLKCSGRHLVAICDKKRDVDQGRRDKDGTEQEKPENVAGATSLVTSSNSFDIPSSVMLQTAKVKVVNTTDPSKIENTRILFDNCSHLSYISPELCEKLQLKVVGKREICIRIFGKPSFKETLHRVQFSVIGLDGDKINVDCYVKNICHPLTGQNLKYKHLKDLRLADSNCNNRDLDDLLGADNYWKFFYGSIVRGADGPVALNSMVGYIVSGRIGSSEGSRSAVLVANVLKIGAEFVEDKLDNQLEKF; encoded by the exons atgaaaaaattactgaaactTGAACAGGCGAATAACTTAACTAACATAGAAACATTGCGTAATGTATTTGTCAACGTTGAGACACAAGTGAGAAGTCTGGAAAATTTAGATGTCACGTCTGAAAATTATGGTCCGCTATTAATACCGGTACTTATGTCGAAACTTCCAGAAGAGCTTAATTTAATTATTACTCGTCAATTTAACGACAAAGATTGCTGGGATATGAAGTTAGTTTTAAGAGCGTTAAAATCGGAGATCGAA CCACACGATAACAACCCGTTTTCATCATTGGCATTACCAGTTCACTATTTACATCAATCGAACCGCGATCTTCCGCACAATCAGCATAATTATCGCAATCATCAGAATAATCAGAATAATTATAGATGCATATTTTGTGACAAATCGCATAAATCACAGCAATGCCAAATAATCACTAATTTCGACGCAAGGAAAAACGTGTTACGTGACAAGAAGagatgttttgtttgtttgaaaggTGGAAATTTAGCCAAGTCTTGTTATTCTAAGATTAGTTGTTTAAAGTGTTCGGGTAGACACCTTGTTGCTATTTGTGATAAGAAAAGGGACGTTGACCAAGGTCGTAGAGATAAAGATGGAACCGAACAAGAAAAACCAGAAAATGTTGCTGGTGCCACTTCGTTGGTTACAAGTTCAAATTCGTTCGACATTCCGAGTTCCGTTATGTTGCAAACCGCTAAAGTTAAAGTTGTTAATACTACTGATCCTTCAAAAATTGAGAACACGAGAATTTTGTTCGATAACTGTTCCCACTTAAGTTACATATCGCCAGAGTTATGTGAAAAATTGCAATTAAAGGTTGTTGGTAAGCGTGAGATTTGCATCCGTATTTTTGGTAAACCTTCGTTCAAAGAAACTTTACATAGGGTGCAGTTTTCAGTGATTGGTTTAGATGGAGATAAAATCAACGTTGATTGTTAcgtgaaaaatatttgtcatccTTTAACAGGACAGAATTTGAAGTATAAACACTTGAAAGACTTACGTTTAGCTGACAGTAACTGCAATAATAGAGATTTGGATGACTTGTTGGGTGCTGATAATTATTGGAAATTTTTTTATGGTAGTATAGTTCGGGGTGCGGATGGGCCAGTTGCTTTAAATTCAATGGTTGGCTACATTGTAAGTGGGCGCATAGGGTCGAGTGAAGGTAGTAGAAGTGCAGTCTTGGTAGCAAATGTATTGAAGATTGGGGCTGAGTTTGTCGAAGATAAGTTGGATAATCAGTTGGAAAAGTTTTAG